In Nonomuraea muscovyensis, one genomic interval encodes:
- a CDS encoding FAD binding domain-containing protein — MDFLRPTTWEEALAAKADLPEAVPLQGGTDVMVEINFGVRRPAALLDLTRVAELRSWSVTDGTYRVGAGVPYATVIEELGGALPGLAQASRTVGSPQIRNRGTVGGNLGAASPAGDSHPPLLAAGAVVEVESRERGVRLIPAAEFYLGVKRSALLPDELIRAVRVAGAAGPQYFSKVGTRNAMVIAVCSFAVALHPHERRVGTGIGSAAPTPLRAPEAEEFLRAELDWAGPLDPALLRRFGELCAAAAAPIDDVRGTAAYRRHAIDVLARRTLTWAWDDHLGRRAA; from the coding sequence ATGGACTTCTTGCGCCCCACGACGTGGGAGGAGGCGCTGGCCGCCAAGGCGGACCTGCCCGAGGCGGTGCCCCTGCAGGGCGGCACCGACGTGATGGTCGAGATCAACTTCGGCGTGCGCAGGCCCGCCGCCCTGCTCGACCTCACGCGGGTGGCCGAGCTGCGCTCCTGGAGCGTGACGGACGGCACGTACCGGGTGGGCGCGGGCGTGCCGTACGCGACGGTCATCGAGGAGCTGGGCGGCGCGCTGCCGGGCCTGGCGCAGGCGTCGCGGACGGTCGGCTCGCCGCAGATCCGCAACCGCGGCACCGTCGGCGGCAACCTCGGCGCCGCCTCACCCGCCGGCGACAGCCATCCGCCGCTGCTCGCGGCCGGCGCGGTCGTCGAGGTGGAATCGCGCGAGCGGGGCGTCAGGCTGATCCCGGCCGCCGAGTTCTACCTCGGCGTGAAACGCTCGGCGCTGCTGCCCGACGAGCTGATCAGGGCCGTCAGGGTCGCCGGCGCCGCCGGCCCGCAGTACTTCTCCAAGGTCGGCACCCGCAACGCCATGGTGATCGCGGTGTGCTCGTTCGCCGTCGCGCTGCACCCGCACGAGCGGCGGGTCGGCACCGGCATCGGCTCCGCCGCGCCGACCCCGCTGCGGGCGCCGGAGGCCGAGGAGTTCCTGCGCGCGGAGCTCGACTGGGCCGGGCCGCTGGATCCGGCGCTGCTGCGACGCTTCGGCGAGCTGTGCGCGGCGGCCGCCGCGCCGATCGACGACGTGCGCGGCACCGCCGCCTACCGCAGGCACGCCATCGACGTGCTGGCCCGCCGCACGCTCACCTGGGCGTGGGACGACCACCTGGGAAGGAGGGCCGCCTGA
- a CDS encoding (2Fe-2S)-binding protein, whose amino-acid sequence MRVTFTVNGREETVDDVWEGESLLYVLRERVGLPGSKNACEQGECGSCTVYLDGTPVCACLVAAGQAEGRRVRTVEGLADGDRLDPVQEAFVECGAVQCGFCTPGLIVQAHDLIERVARPCDAEIREALAGNLCRCTGYEKILDAVRLAAARKAAP is encoded by the coding sequence ATGCGGGTCACGTTCACCGTCAACGGCCGCGAGGAGACCGTGGACGACGTGTGGGAGGGCGAGAGCCTGCTGTACGTGCTGCGCGAGCGGGTCGGGCTGCCCGGCTCGAAGAACGCCTGCGAGCAGGGCGAGTGCGGCTCCTGCACGGTCTACCTGGACGGCACGCCCGTCTGCGCCTGCCTGGTCGCCGCCGGGCAGGCCGAGGGCCGCCGGGTGCGCACCGTCGAAGGACTCGCCGACGGCGACCGGCTCGACCCGGTGCAGGAGGCGTTCGTCGAGTGCGGGGCCGTCCAGTGCGGCTTCTGCACGCCCGGCCTGATCGTGCAGGCACACGACCTGATCGAGCGGGTCGCGCGGCCCTGCGACGCGGAGATCCGCGAGGCGCTGGCCGGCAACCTGTGCCGGTGCACGGGCTACGAGAAGATCCTCGACGCCGTGCGGCTCGCGGCGGCGCGCAAGGCGGCGCCGTGA
- a CDS encoding LytR/AlgR family response regulator transcription factor: MLRLLAVDDEQPALEELAYLLRQDSRVEHVTTACDGVTALQDMVQMIGTGERLDGVFLDIQMPGLSGLDLARLVGGFPSPPKLVFVTAHEECAVQAFELEAVDYLLKPVRAARLAEAVRRLQVAASPAAAEPGQEDVIPVELGGRTRFVPQQSVWFAVAKGDYVRLHTVDGSYLVRMSLAALERRWAEAGFIRVHRSTLVSSRHVSELRFEGGRVTLTVGTETLQVSRRHTRQVREQLVHQHRTALS, from the coding sequence ATGCTGCGTCTCCTGGCCGTCGACGACGAACAGCCCGCACTGGAGGAGCTGGCATACCTGCTCCGCCAGGACTCCCGGGTCGAGCACGTGACCACCGCCTGCGACGGTGTCACGGCATTACAGGACATGGTGCAGATGATCGGCACCGGTGAGCGGCTCGACGGGGTGTTCCTCGACATCCAGATGCCGGGCCTCAGTGGTCTCGACCTGGCCCGCCTCGTCGGCGGCTTCCCCAGTCCGCCCAAGCTCGTCTTCGTGACGGCACACGAGGAGTGCGCCGTGCAGGCGTTCGAACTGGAGGCCGTCGACTACCTCCTCAAGCCCGTCAGGGCCGCCCGCCTGGCCGAGGCCGTCCGCAGGCTCCAGGTGGCCGCCTCACCCGCCGCCGCCGAACCCGGCCAGGAGGACGTCATCCCGGTCGAACTGGGCGGGCGCACCAGGTTCGTGCCGCAGCAGTCGGTGTGGTTCGCCGTGGCCAAGGGTGACTACGTGCGGCTGCACACGGTGGACGGCAGCTACCTGGTGCGCATGTCGCTGGCCGCCCTCGAACGCCGCTGGGCGGAGGCGGGCTTCATCCGGGTGCACCGGAGCACGCTGGTGTCCAGCCGGCATGTCAGCGAGCTCAGGTTCGAGGGCGGCCGGGTGACGCTGACGGTCGGCACCGAGACGCTCCAGGTCAGCCGCCGCCACACCCGCCAGGTCCGCGAACAACTGGTCCACCAGCACCGCACCGCCCTCTCCTGA
- the uraH gene encoding hydroxyisourate hydrolase — protein sequence MSFSTHVLDAVTGRPAAGLLVRLEHGGRVVAEGRTDGDGRIKGWKAGPGVNRVVFDTGGYLDDTFYPEVVIAFTVSDPSAHHHVPLLLSPYAYSTYRGS from the coding sequence GTGAGCTTCTCGACCCACGTGCTCGACGCGGTCACCGGCCGCCCCGCCGCCGGCCTCCTCGTCCGGCTGGAGCACGGCGGCCGGGTCGTGGCCGAGGGTCGCACCGACGGCGACGGCCGCATCAAGGGCTGGAAGGCCGGCCCCGGCGTCAACCGCGTCGTCTTCGACACCGGCGGCTACCTCGACGACACCTTCTACCCCGAGGTCGTCATCGCCTTCACCGTCAGCGACCCCTCGGCGCACCACCACGTGCCGCTGCTGCTCAGCCCGTACGCCTACTCCACCTACCGAGGGAGCTAG
- the alc gene encoding allantoicase has product MTAFTSLPDLALRTLGGSVVAASDESFAEKESLIRPGRPGFQAETFGGKGQVYDGWETRRRREPGHDWAIVRLGLPGVVHGVVIDTAWFKGNYPPYASVDATAADGHPSPAELERAVWTEIVPRTALRGDAEHHLPVTDPGRYTHVRLNAYPDGGVARLRVHGEARPDLSLYDGLSLDLAALQNGGLVTACSDEFYSSPNNVIAPGLARHQAEGWETARRRDDGNDWLVIRLAGPGVVRLAEIDTTNLIFNAPAAVSLTGRPAGDGDREIELLSRTRLQPDTPHRFRLPPAEPVTHVRVDIFPDGGLARVRLHGHLA; this is encoded by the coding sequence ATGACCGCCTTCACGTCCCTGCCCGACCTGGCCCTGCGCACCCTCGGCGGCTCGGTCGTGGCCGCCAGCGACGAGTCGTTCGCCGAGAAGGAGAGCCTCATCCGCCCCGGACGGCCCGGCTTCCAGGCCGAGACGTTCGGCGGCAAGGGCCAGGTGTACGACGGCTGGGAGACCCGGCGCCGCCGCGAACCCGGCCACGACTGGGCGATCGTCCGGCTGGGCCTGCCCGGCGTCGTCCACGGCGTGGTCATCGACACGGCCTGGTTCAAAGGCAACTACCCGCCGTACGCGTCGGTGGACGCCACGGCCGCCGACGGCCACCCGTCACCGGCGGAGCTCGAACGGGCCGTCTGGACCGAGATCGTGCCCCGCACCGCCCTGCGGGGCGACGCCGAGCACCACCTGCCCGTGACCGACCCGGGCCGCTACACCCACGTGCGGCTGAACGCCTACCCCGACGGCGGCGTCGCCCGGCTGCGCGTCCACGGCGAGGCGCGTCCCGACCTGTCGCTGTACGACGGCCTCAGCCTCGACCTGGCCGCACTGCAGAACGGCGGCCTGGTCACCGCCTGCTCCGACGAGTTCTACTCCTCGCCCAACAACGTCATCGCCCCCGGCCTGGCCCGCCACCAGGCGGAGGGCTGGGAGACCGCCCGCCGCCGCGACGACGGCAACGACTGGCTCGTCATCCGGCTGGCCGGGCCCGGTGTCGTCCGGCTGGCCGAGATCGACACCACCAACCTGATCTTCAACGCCCCGGCCGCCGTGTCGCTGACCGGCCGGCCCGCCGGCGACGGCGACCGCGAGATCGAGCTGCTGTCCCGGACGAGGCTCCAGCCCGACACCCCCCACCGCTTCCGCCTGCCACCCGCGGAGCCGGTCACGCACGTACGGGTCGACATCTTCCCCGACGGCGGGCTGGCCAGGGTGCGGCTGCACGGCCACCTCGCCTGA
- the allB gene encoding allantoinase AllB produces MTAPGPAGPGTAGFDLVVRSRRTVTPDGERAAAVAVSGGRIAALHDYAAPLAAAEDVDLRDLALLPGLVDTHVHVNEPGRAHWEGFATATRAAAAGGVTTIVDMPLNSLPPTVDVPALDAKLRAAGGQCHVDVGFWGGAVPGNVKDLRPLHDRGVFGFKCFLSPSGVEEFPPLRPPEVRRAMEEIAAFDGLLIVHAEDPALLGEPGGPTYRHFLDSRPGAAERRAVERVIGLARETGARTHILHVSSADCLEPLAAAQADGVRLSAETCPHYLTLTAEEVPESDTSFKCCPPIRSAANRDLLWDGLARGVLSCVVSDHSPSTPDLKVPDFAAAWGGVASLQLGLAAVWTEASRRGHGLAAVARWMAAGPAALARVPGKGAIVPGADADLVAFDPGATVSVDARRLHHRNPVTPYHGRTLRGAVLTTWLRGRPVDGEPHGVFLFGEQCSESRR; encoded by the coding sequence ATGACGGCCCCCGGTCCCGCCGGCCCCGGGACGGCGGGCTTCGACCTCGTCGTCCGTTCCCGGCGCACGGTCACGCCCGACGGCGAGCGCGCCGCCGCCGTGGCCGTGAGCGGGGGCAGGATCGCCGCGCTGCACGACTACGCCGCCCCCCTCGCCGCGGCCGAGGACGTCGACCTGCGCGACCTGGCCCTCCTGCCGGGCCTGGTCGACACCCACGTGCACGTGAACGAGCCGGGCCGGGCCCACTGGGAGGGGTTCGCCACGGCCACCCGGGCGGCCGCGGCCGGCGGCGTCACCACGATCGTGGACATGCCGCTCAACTCGCTGCCGCCCACCGTGGACGTGCCCGCCCTGGACGCCAAGCTGCGCGCCGCCGGCGGGCAGTGCCACGTGGACGTCGGCTTCTGGGGCGGCGCGGTGCCGGGCAACGTCAAGGACCTGCGGCCGCTGCACGACCGCGGCGTCTTCGGGTTCAAGTGCTTCCTGTCGCCGTCGGGCGTCGAGGAGTTCCCGCCGCTGCGGCCGCCCGAGGTGCGCCGGGCGATGGAGGAGATCGCCGCGTTCGACGGGCTCCTGATCGTGCACGCCGAGGACCCGGCGCTGCTCGGCGAGCCGGGCGGCCCCACGTACCGGCACTTCTTGGACTCGCGGCCGGGAGCGGCCGAGCGGCGCGCGGTCGAGCGGGTGATCGGGCTCGCCCGCGAGACCGGCGCGCGGACGCACATCCTGCACGTCTCCAGCGCCGACTGCCTGGAACCCCTGGCCGCCGCCCAGGCCGACGGGGTGCGCCTCAGCGCCGAGACGTGCCCGCACTACCTGACCCTGACGGCCGAGGAGGTGCCCGAGAGCGACACCAGCTTCAAGTGCTGCCCGCCGATCCGCTCCGCGGCCAACCGCGACCTCCTCTGGGACGGCCTGGCCCGCGGCGTGCTGAGCTGCGTCGTCTCCGACCACTCACCCTCGACCCCCGACCTGAAGGTGCCCGACTTCGCCGCCGCCTGGGGCGGCGTCGCCTCCCTCCAGCTCGGGCTGGCCGCGGTCTGGACCGAGGCGTCCCGCCGCGGCCACGGCCTGGCCGCCGTGGCGCGCTGGATGGCGGCCGGCCCCGCCGCCCTGGCCCGCGTCCCCGGTAAGGGGGCCATCGTGCCGGGCGCCGACGCCGACCTGGTCGCCTTCGACCCCGGCGCCACCGTGTCCGTGGACGCCCGCCGGCTCCACCACCGCAACCCCGTCACGCCCTACCACGGCCGCACCCTCCGGGGCGCCGTCCTCACCACCTGGCTGCGCGGCAGGCCGGTGGACGGCGAGCCGCACGGCGTGTTCCTGTTCGGCGAGCAGTGTTCGGAGAGCCGGAGATGA
- a CDS encoding deoxyribonuclease IV, translating into MTPRSLIGGHVSVTGGLATGGLKYMAEIGAEMIQVFVTNPRGWALAEGKPEQDTRLAESGVDTFVHVPYLANFGSPSPETLANSIALVRHTLRRGVATGAKGVVVHTGSAVTQPRDAAMRQLHEHLLPLLDEIPDGGPDLLLEPMAGQGAMLCATVQDLEPYLEALDWHPRAGVCFDTCHAFAAGHDLTTADGVRETFDALHKIAPGRLKLIHANDSKDDCGSKKDRHENIGAGRIGTQAFADLMRHPAAAGVPICIETPGKVDQHRADIELLKRLRDG; encoded by the coding sequence ATGACCCCACGCTCTCTCATCGGCGGGCACGTGTCCGTCACCGGCGGCCTGGCCACAGGCGGCCTGAAGTACATGGCCGAGATCGGCGCCGAGATGATCCAGGTGTTCGTCACCAACCCGCGCGGGTGGGCGCTGGCCGAAGGCAAGCCGGAGCAGGACACCAGGCTGGCCGAGTCGGGCGTCGACACCTTCGTCCACGTGCCCTACCTGGCCAACTTCGGCTCACCCAGCCCCGAGACGCTCGCCAACTCCATCGCGCTGGTCCGCCACACGCTGCGGCGCGGCGTCGCCACCGGGGCCAAGGGGGTCGTCGTCCACACGGGCTCGGCCGTGACCCAGCCGCGCGACGCGGCGATGCGCCAGCTCCACGAGCACCTGCTGCCGCTGCTCGACGAGATCCCCGACGGCGGGCCCGACCTGCTGCTGGAGCCGATGGCCGGACAGGGCGCGATGCTGTGCGCCACCGTCCAGGACCTGGAGCCCTATCTCGAGGCGCTCGACTGGCACCCGCGGGCCGGCGTCTGCTTCGACACCTGCCACGCCTTCGCCGCCGGTCACGATCTGACGACCGCCGACGGGGTGCGGGAGACGTTCGACGCCCTGCACAAGATCGCTCCAGGGCGGCTGAAGCTGATCCACGCCAACGATTCCAAGGACGACTGCGGCTCCAAGAAGGACCGCCACGAGAACATCGGGGCCGGCCGCATCGGCACCCAGGCCTTCGCCGACCTGATGCGCCACCCGGCGGCCGCCGGCGTGCCGATCTGCATCGAGACCCCGGGCAAGGTCGACCAGCACCGCGCCGACATCGAGCTGCTCAAGCGCCTGCGCGACGGCTGA
- the pucL gene encoding factor-independent urate hydroxylase codes for MPIILGPNRYGKAETRLVRVTRDGATHHLKDLNVSTSLSGAMEPVHLTGDNSAVLPTDTQKNTVYAFARKHGVDQIEDFALLLARHFVGSQPTIHHARVEIEEYAWNRLPVTRHSFVRDAGEVRTCVVHHDRDGRTTVVSGLTDLVVLNTTGSEFHGFVVDEYTTLAPATDRVLATAVTARWRHTGETPSHASSYARVRQSLLEAFAGTYSLSLQQTLYAMGERALQTCEEICEVRLTLPNRHHFLVDLTPFGLDNDGEVYHAADRPYGLIEGAVLRQDAPDAAFAWE; via the coding sequence ATGCCGATCATCCTGGGGCCCAACCGCTACGGCAAGGCGGAGACCAGGCTCGTCCGCGTCACCCGGGACGGCGCCACCCACCACCTCAAGGACCTGAACGTCAGCACCTCGCTGTCCGGCGCCATGGAGCCCGTCCACCTGACCGGCGACAACTCGGCCGTGCTGCCCACCGACACGCAGAAGAACACCGTCTACGCCTTCGCCAGGAAGCACGGCGTGGACCAGATCGAGGACTTCGCGCTGCTGCTGGCCCGGCACTTCGTCGGCTCCCAGCCGACGATCCACCACGCCAGGGTCGAGATCGAGGAGTACGCCTGGAACCGCCTCCCCGTCACCCGGCACTCGTTCGTGCGCGACGCGGGCGAGGTGCGCACCTGCGTCGTGCACCACGACCGCGACGGGCGCACCACCGTCGTGTCCGGCCTGACGGACCTCGTCGTGCTGAACACGACCGGCTCGGAGTTCCACGGCTTCGTCGTCGACGAGTACACCACCCTCGCCCCGGCCACCGACCGCGTCCTCGCCACCGCCGTCACGGCCCGCTGGCGGCACACCGGCGAGACCCCCTCCCACGCCTCCTCCTACGCGCGGGTGCGGCAGAGCCTGCTGGAGGCGTTCGCCGGCACGTACAGCCTGTCGTTGCAGCAGACGCTCTACGCGATGGGAGAGCGGGCCCTCCAGACCTGCGAGGAGATCTGCGAGGTGCGGCTGACTCTGCCCAACAGGCACCACTTCCTCGTGGACCTGACACCGTTCGGCCTCGACAACGACGGCGAGGTGTACCACGCCGCCGACCGCCCGTACGGCCTGATCGAAGGCGCGGTGCTGCGCCAGGACGCCCCCGACGCCGCGTTCGCCTGGGAGTAG
- a CDS encoding molybdopterin-dependent oxidoreductase: MEQPRLPPGQYIPRGRPVIHYGRVPSFRPASWDLRVFGATASGEEHCFTWPEFESLPRTSVLADFHCVTKFSIMGNEWRGVSPSTLLEAAPPGPGVRHVMIWAEYGYSANVRMTDFTAPGTLFALELDDKPLNPDRGFPVRAVVPHLYAWKSVKWVRAVEYLLEDRRGFWEDRGYHNVADPWGEQRYSYQEEPGEGPP, from the coding sequence GTGGAGCAGCCGCGCCTGCCTCCGGGACAGTACATCCCGCGCGGCCGGCCAGTGATCCACTACGGCAGGGTGCCCTCGTTCCGGCCGGCGAGCTGGGACCTGCGCGTCTTCGGGGCGACCGCCTCGGGTGAGGAGCACTGCTTCACCTGGCCGGAGTTCGAGAGTCTGCCCCGGACGAGCGTGCTCGCCGACTTCCACTGCGTCACCAAGTTCTCGATCATGGGCAACGAGTGGCGTGGCGTCAGCCCGTCCACCCTCCTGGAGGCCGCGCCGCCCGGTCCCGGCGTGCGGCACGTGATGATCTGGGCGGAGTACGGTTACAGCGCCAACGTGCGGATGACCGACTTCACCGCCCCCGGCACGCTGTTCGCCCTGGAGCTCGACGACAAACCGCTCAACCCCGACCGCGGCTTCCCGGTGCGCGCCGTCGTCCCGCACCTGTACGCGTGGAAGAGCGTGAAATGGGTGCGTGCCGTGGAGTATCTTCTCGAAGACCGTCGCGGCTTCTGGGAGGACCGCGGCTACCACAACGTGGCCGACCCATGGGGCGAGCAGCGCTACTCCTACCAGGAGGAGCCGGGCGAGGGTCCGCCCTAG
- a CDS encoding 8-oxoguanine deaminase codes for MTPAGTSTLIENAYLAPVAGPEIASGYILVTGDRIAALGPMAEAPTAPGAARIDGSGCLATPGLVNTHHHLYQWASQGLAQDATLFEWLVALYRVWAAMDAEVVEGAATAGLAHLALSGCTTSSDHHYLFPKGRGDLFAAEIEAARAVGLRFHPARGSMDRGRSQGGLPPDEVVERLDEILDATAEAVDAHHDPSFSSKLRVAVAPCSPFSVSAELMTQAAELARSKGVRLHTHLAETLDEEELCLRQTGMRPVAYMEKLGWLGSDVWVAHAVHLSDSDIGVFAATGTGSAHCPSSNGRLGAGIARVSDMLRRGANVGLGVDGSASAELTGLAGEMRQALLFQRARYGPTALTARQALELATLGGARNLGRERELGTLEPGKLADIALWRTDGAFAAALDDPVCALVFATRQPPLARLLVGGETVVEDDELRTVPHDAAGAAGVRAHRRLIRVAGEQGVAVSAEVHP; via the coding sequence GTGACACCGGCCGGGACCTCGACGCTGATCGAGAACGCCTACCTCGCGCCCGTCGCCGGCCCCGAGATCGCCTCCGGGTACATCCTGGTCACCGGCGACCGGATCGCCGCGCTCGGCCCCATGGCCGAGGCGCCCACCGCGCCCGGCGCCGCCAGGATCGACGGGTCCGGCTGCCTGGCCACGCCCGGCCTGGTCAACACCCACCACCACCTGTACCAGTGGGCCTCGCAGGGCCTGGCCCAGGACGCGACGCTGTTCGAGTGGCTGGTGGCGCTCTACCGGGTGTGGGCCGCCATGGACGCCGAGGTCGTCGAGGGCGCCGCCACCGCGGGGCTGGCCCACCTGGCGCTGTCCGGCTGCACGACCTCCAGCGACCACCACTACCTCTTCCCCAAGGGCCGGGGCGACCTGTTCGCCGCCGAGATCGAGGCCGCCCGCGCGGTGGGCCTGCGTTTCCACCCGGCGCGCGGCTCGATGGACCGAGGCCGGTCGCAGGGCGGGCTGCCGCCCGACGAGGTCGTCGAACGGCTCGACGAGATCCTCGACGCCACGGCCGAGGCCGTGGACGCCCACCACGACCCGTCGTTCTCCTCCAAGCTGCGGGTCGCCGTCGCCCCCTGCTCGCCGTTCTCCGTCAGCGCCGAGCTGATGACCCAGGCGGCCGAGCTGGCCAGGTCCAAGGGCGTCCGCCTGCACACCCACCTCGCCGAGACGCTCGACGAGGAGGAGCTCTGCCTGCGCCAGACGGGCATGCGCCCGGTCGCGTACATGGAGAAGCTGGGCTGGCTCGGCTCCGACGTGTGGGTGGCGCACGCGGTGCACCTGAGCGACTCCGACATCGGCGTGTTCGCCGCGACCGGCACCGGCTCGGCGCACTGCCCGTCCTCCAACGGCCGGCTCGGCGCCGGCATCGCCCGCGTGTCGGACATGCTGCGACGCGGCGCGAACGTCGGCCTCGGCGTCGACGGCAGCGCCTCGGCCGAGCTGACCGGCCTGGCGGGGGAGATGCGGCAGGCGCTGCTGTTCCAGCGGGCCAGGTACGGGCCCACGGCGCTGACCGCCAGGCAGGCGCTGGAGCTGGCCACGCTCGGCGGGGCGCGCAACCTCGGCCGCGAGCGGGAGCTCGGCACGCTGGAGCCGGGCAAGCTCGCCGACATCGCGCTGTGGCGGACGGACGGCGCCTTCGCCGCCGCGCTGGACGACCCGGTGTGCGCGCTGGTCTTCGCCACCCGGCAGCCGCCGCTGGCGCGGCTGCTGGTCGGCGGGGAGACGGTGGTGGAGGACGACGAGCTGCGCACGGTCCCGCACGACGCGGCGGGCGCGGCCGGGGTACGGGCGCACCGCCGGCTCATCCGGGTGGCCGGGGAGCAGGGGGTCGCCGTCTCCGCCGAGGTCCACCCGTGA
- the uraD gene encoding 2-oxo-4-hydroxy-4-carboxy-5-ureidoimidazoline decarboxylase translates to MPHTRAGLDRFNALAPEDAERDLLACCASRAFAAAVTAGRPYPGPGALADAAEAAVRALGWPDVLEALEAHPRIGARPGGAGREAAWSRQEQAGLGAGAAGSGADGGEDGLRQALADGNRAYEDRFGHVHLVCATGLTGTEMLAGLRERLGNDDDTERGVVRDHLARITRLRIAKLLGEAP, encoded by the coding sequence ATGCCCCACACGCGCGCCGGCCTCGACCGGTTCAACGCCCTGGCGCCCGAGGACGCGGAGCGGGACCTGCTGGCCTGCTGCGCCTCCCGCGCCTTCGCGGCGGCCGTCACGGCCGGCCGCCCGTACCCCGGCCCCGGGGCGCTGGCCGACGCCGCCGAGGCGGCCGTGCGCGCCCTGGGCTGGCCGGACGTGCTCGAAGCGCTCGAGGCCCACCCCCGCATCGGCGCCCGCCCCGGCGGCGCCGGCAGGGAGGCGGCCTGGTCCCGGCAGGAGCAGGCAGGCTTGGGGGCCGGTGCGGCCGGCAGCGGGGCGGACGGCGGGGAGGACGGGCTGCGCCAGGCCCTCGCCGACGGCAACCGGGCCTACGAGGACCGCTTCGGCCACGTCCACCTGGTCTGCGCCACCGGCCTGACCGGCACCGAGATGCTCGCCGGGCTGCGCGAGCGCCTCGGCAACGACGACGACACCGAGCGCGGCGTCGTCCGCGACCACCTGGCCCGGATCACCCGGCTGCGGATCGCCAAACTCCTCGGGGAGGCCCCGTGA
- a CDS encoding glycerate kinase → MVEHVLVAPDKFKGSLTAAEVADRVSAGLGVPAVRLPVADGGDGTVDAVVACGFTRVTVEVTGPTGQPVQASYAWHPTGTPTGTPAGDGPAGRPTAVVELAEASGLRRLPGGLEPLTATSRGTGELIAHALGRGARRIVLGLGGSACTDGGAGMVQALGARLLDANGDELGPGGAALTTLDRIDIANLADVSGVEFVVASDVDNPLLGPHGAAAVYGPQKGATPDDVRMLDAALGRLAAVATRTHGLAGAVEHDDRPRPMGVAGAPGAGAAGGVGFAALAFLHAEIRPGIDYLLDLLGFGDLVRGARLVITGEGSLDEQSLRGKAPVGVAQAAAEAGVPVVAVCGRRTLTDAELKAAGIEAAYALTDLEPDPARCMADAGPLLERLAARLAADRGLT, encoded by the coding sequence GTGGTTGAGCACGTGCTTGTCGCCCCCGACAAGTTCAAGGGGTCGCTGACGGCCGCAGAGGTCGCCGACAGGGTGTCGGCCGGTCTCGGGGTGCCGGCGGTCCGCCTGCCGGTCGCCGACGGAGGTGACGGCACGGTGGACGCGGTCGTCGCCTGCGGCTTCACCCGGGTCACCGTCGAGGTGACGGGCCCGACCGGGCAGCCCGTCCAGGCGTCGTACGCCTGGCACCCCACCGGCACGCCCACCGGCACGCCCGCCGGCGACGGCCCGGCCGGGCGGCCCACGGCCGTGGTCGAGCTGGCGGAGGCGTCCGGGCTGCGCCGCCTGCCCGGCGGGCTGGAGCCCCTCACCGCCACCAGCCGCGGCACCGGCGAGCTGATCGCCCACGCCCTCGGCAGGGGCGCCCGGCGGATCGTCCTCGGGCTGGGCGGCAGCGCGTGCACCGACGGGGGCGCGGGCATGGTTCAGGCCCTCGGCGCGCGCCTGCTCGACGCGAACGGCGACGAGCTCGGTCCCGGCGGCGCCGCCCTCACCACCCTCGACCGCATCGACATTGCGAACCTCGCCGACGTCTCGGGTGTGGAGTTCGTGGTGGCCAGCGACGTCGACAACCCCCTCCTCGGCCCGCACGGCGCCGCGGCCGTCTACGGCCCGCAGAAGGGCGCCACCCCCGACGACGTCAGGATGCTCGACGCCGCCCTCGGCAGGCTGGCCGCCGTGGCGACCCGGACCCACGGCCTGGCCGGCGCGGTGGAGCACGACGACAGGCCGCGCCCCATGGGCGTCGCGGGGGCGCCCGGAGCGGGCGCCGCCGGCGGAGTCGGGTTCGCGGCGCTGGCCTTCCTGCACGCCGAGATCCGGCCGGGCATCGACTACCTGCTCGACCTGCTCGGCTTCGGCGACCTCGTGCGCGGGGCGCGGCTGGTGATCACGGGGGAGGGGTCGCTGGACGAGCAGTCGCTGCGCGGCAAGGCCCCCGTCGGCGTCGCGCAGGCCGCCGCCGAGGCGGGCGTCCCGGTGGTCGCCGTCTGCGGCCGGCGCACCCTCACCGACGCCGAGCTGAAGGCCGCCGGCATCGAGGCCGCCTACGCCCTGACCGACCTGGAGCCCGACCCGGCCCGGTGCATGGCCGACGCCGGACCGCTCCTCGAACGGCTCGCCGCCCGGCTGGCCGCCGACCGCGGGCTCACATGA